A region of Mycolicibacterium brumae DNA encodes the following proteins:
- a CDS encoding peptidoglycan D,D-transpeptidase FtsI family protein → MSAARNRPVRQRATVAEGRPADARRTREATELANRSASFAFRSRIGAIVMGVVLVVAAGQLFYLQVPGAAALRAQAASQLKVVDVEQAVRGAIVDRNDAKLAFTVEARALTFQPQRIREQLTEARQKSEKAPEPDARLREIAKGVAARMDDKPDYKSLLKKLRSDETFVYLARAVDPALAGVITEEFPEVGAERQDLRQYPGGSLAANIVGGIDWDGHGLLGLEDSLDSVLAGADGSITYDRGSDGVVIPGSYRNKHNAVNGSTVQLTLDNDIQFYVQQQVQQARDLSGARNVSAVVLDSHTGEVLAMANDNTFDPSQDIGRQSERQMGNLAVSSPFEPGSVNKVITMATALELGLTTPDEVFQVPGVIQMGGVSIKDAWGHGTEAYTTTGILGKSSNVGTLMLAQRVGPEKFADMVTKFGLGQRTGVGLPGESAGLVPPMDQWSGSTFSNLPIGQGLSMTLLQMTGMYQTLANDGVRVPPRIVKATIAPDGTRTEEERPEGVRVVSRDTARSVRQMLRAVVQSDPMGYQQGTGPAAGVEGYQMAGKTGTAQQINPACACYFDNVYWITFAGLATADDPRYVIGIMMDAPSRNADGTPGYSAAPLFHNISAWLMQRDNVPPSADLGPPLVLRAL, encoded by the coding sequence ATGAGCGCCGCCCGCAACCGCCCGGTCCGCCAGCGCGCCACCGTGGCCGAGGGCCGTCCGGCCGACGCGCGGCGCACCCGGGAGGCCACCGAACTGGCCAACCGCAGCGCGTCGTTCGCCTTCCGCAGCCGGATCGGGGCCATCGTGATGGGCGTGGTGCTCGTCGTCGCCGCCGGCCAGCTGTTCTACCTGCAGGTCCCGGGCGCCGCCGCGCTGCGGGCCCAGGCCGCCAGCCAGCTCAAGGTGGTCGACGTGGAGCAGGCCGTGCGCGGCGCCATCGTCGACCGCAACGACGCCAAGCTCGCCTTCACCGTGGAGGCCCGGGCGCTGACCTTCCAGCCGCAGCGGATCCGCGAACAGCTCACCGAGGCCCGGCAGAAGTCGGAGAAGGCCCCCGAGCCCGACGCCCGGCTGCGTGAGATCGCCAAGGGCGTCGCCGCCCGGATGGATGACAAGCCCGACTACAAGTCGTTGCTGAAGAAGCTGCGCAGCGACGAGACCTTCGTCTACCTGGCCCGCGCCGTCGACCCGGCGCTGGCCGGGGTGATCACCGAGGAGTTCCCCGAGGTCGGCGCGGAGCGTCAGGATCTGCGCCAGTACCCGGGCGGATCGCTGGCCGCCAACATCGTCGGCGGCATCGACTGGGACGGGCACGGCCTGCTCGGCCTGGAGGACTCACTGGATTCGGTGCTGGCCGGCGCCGACGGCTCCATCACCTACGACCGCGGATCCGACGGCGTCGTCATCCCCGGCAGCTACCGCAACAAGCACAACGCGGTCAACGGCTCGACGGTGCAGCTGACCCTGGACAACGACATCCAGTTCTACGTGCAGCAGCAGGTCCAGCAGGCTCGCGACCTGTCCGGCGCCCGCAATGTCTCCGCCGTCGTGCTGGACTCGCACACCGGCGAGGTGCTGGCGATGGCTAACGACAACACCTTCGACCCGTCCCAGGACATCGGCCGCCAATCCGAGCGGCAGATGGGCAACCTGGCGGTGTCCTCGCCGTTCGAGCCGGGCTCGGTCAACAAGGTGATCACCATGGCCACCGCGCTGGAGCTGGGCCTGACCACCCCCGACGAGGTGTTCCAGGTGCCCGGCGTCATCCAGATGGGCGGCGTCAGCATCAAGGACGCCTGGGGCCACGGCACCGAGGCCTACACCACCACCGGGATCCTCGGGAAGTCGTCCAACGTGGGCACCCTGATGCTCGCCCAGCGGGTCGGCCCGGAGAAGTTCGCCGATATGGTCACCAAGTTCGGGCTCGGCCAGCGTACCGGCGTCGGCCTGCCCGGCGAGAGCGCCGGCCTGGTCCCGCCGATGGACCAGTGGTCGGGCAGCACCTTCTCCAACCTGCCGATCGGGCAGGGCCTGTCGATGACGCTGCTGCAGATGACCGGGATGTACCAGACTCTGGCCAACGACGGGGTGCGGGTGCCGCCGCGCATCGTCAAGGCCACCATTGCCCCGGACGGGACGCGCACCGAAGAGGAGCGGCCCGAGGGGGTGCGGGTGGTCTCCCGGGACACCGCCCGCTCGGTTCGGCAGATGCTGCGCGCCGTCGTGCAGAGCGACCCGATGGGCTACCAGCAGGGCACCGGCCCGGCAGCCGGGGTGGAGGGCTACCAGATGGCCGGCAAGACCGGCACCGCCCAGCAGATCAACCCGGCCTGCGCCTGCTACTTCGACAATGTCTACTGGATCACCTTCGCCGGACTGGCCACCGCCGACGATCCGCGCTACGTCATCGGGATCATGATGGACGCCCCGTCGCGCAACGCCGACGGCACGCCCGGCTACTCCGCGGCGCCGCTGTTCCACAACATCTCGGCCTGGCTGATGCAGCGCGACAATGTGCCGCCCTCGGCCGATCTCGGCCCGCCGCTGGTCCTGCGTGCGCTCTGA
- the murG gene encoding undecaprenyldiphospho-muramoylpentapeptide beta-N-acetylglucosaminyltransferase: MNEAVNSAAAAGGPAISVVLAGGGTAGHVEPAMAVADALRSIDPRVRITALGTERGLETRLVPQRGYDLRLITPVPLPRKLNADLARLPLRVRRAVRETRAVFDDVRADVVIGFGGYVALPAYLAARGGLRRNRVPVLIHEANARAGIANKVGARGATEVLAALPDCGLAGAEVVGMPVRAAIAELDRPGLRAAARAHFGFAPDARVLLVFGGSQGAASLNRAVSGAAADLAARGVSVLHAHGPKNTLELPEPAAGDPPYVAVGYLDRMDLAYAAADLVICRSGAMTVAEVSAVGLPAVYVPLPIGNGEQRLNALPVVGGGGGLLVDDAELSPAYVAGPVADLLTDDARLAAMTSAVAAIAAGDAAGRVAGAALDIAVANREKNR; encoded by the coding sequence GTGAACGAGGCGGTCAACTCCGCGGCCGCCGCCGGCGGTCCGGCCATCTCGGTCGTGCTCGCCGGGGGTGGCACGGCCGGACATGTGGAACCCGCGATGGCGGTCGCCGACGCGCTGCGCTCGATCGACCCCCGGGTCCGGATCACCGCGCTGGGCACCGAACGCGGCCTGGAAACCCGGCTGGTCCCGCAGCGCGGCTATGACCTGCGGCTGATCACCCCGGTTCCGCTGCCCCGCAAACTCAACGCCGACCTGGCCCGGTTGCCGCTGCGGGTGCGCCGCGCGGTCCGGGAGACCCGCGCGGTGTTCGACGACGTGCGCGCCGACGTGGTCATCGGCTTCGGCGGCTACGTCGCCCTGCCGGCCTACCTGGCCGCCCGCGGCGGCCTGCGCCGCAACCGCGTCCCGGTGCTCATCCACGAGGCCAACGCCCGGGCCGGCATCGCCAACAAGGTCGGCGCCCGCGGCGCGACCGAGGTGCTGGCCGCGCTGCCGGACTGCGGTCTGGCCGGCGCCGAGGTGGTCGGCATGCCGGTGCGCGCCGCCATCGCCGAACTGGACCGCCCCGGCCTGCGCGCGGCCGCCCGCGCGCACTTCGGCTTCGCCCCCGACGCCCGGGTGCTGCTGGTCTTCGGCGGCTCCCAGGGCGCGGCGTCGCTGAACCGGGCGGTCTCCGGCGCGGCCGCCGACCTGGCCGCCCGCGGCGTCTCGGTGCTGCACGCGCACGGCCCGAAGAACACCCTGGAACTGCCCGAACCCGCCGCCGGGGACCCGCCGTATGTCGCCGTCGGGTACCTGGACCGGATGGACCTGGCGTACGCCGCCGCGGATCTGGTGATCTGCCGGTCCGGGGCGATGACCGTCGCCGAGGTGTCCGCCGTCGGGCTGCCCGCGGTGTATGTGCCGCTGCCGATCGGCAACGGCGAACAGCGGCTCAACGCCCTGCCGGTGGTCGGCGGCGGCGGTGGGCTGCTCGTCGACGACGCCGAACTGTCCCCGGCCTATGTCGCCGGACCGGTCGCCGACCTGCTCACCGACGACGCGCGACTGGCCGCCATGACCTCCGCGGTGGCGGCCATCGCCGCCGGCGACGCGGCCGGCCGGGTCGCCGGCGCCGCGCTGGACATCGCGGTGGCGAACCGGGAGAAGAATCGATGA
- a CDS encoding UDP-N-acetylmuramoyl-L-alanyl-D-glutamate--2,6-diaminopimelate ligase — protein MPEPLRPDHVAGIALAALAGPAITLIGDPATQVRGVTLRAQQVRPGDVFAALPGAATHGAAFAGQAADRGAAAILTDPAGAAMIDGAEVALLVCDDPRAALGPLASTVYGDPSQRLQLIGVTGTSGKTTTSHLIEAGLRGAGRVAGLIGTVGVRIDGVDVPSALTTPEAPALQALLAAMVEKGVRTAVMEVSSHALALGRVDGATFAVGGFTNLSRDHLDFHPDMADYFEAKARLFDPASTVCAARPVVCVDDEAGVAMAARAADPVTVSTTGAADWTAAEVSGAAAGGQSFVAVGPDGARHRVEIGLPGSYNVANALLALAILDAVGVSPEAAAAGLRTALVPGRLEPVDVGQDFLALVDYAHKPGALRAVLETLRGRPGARRIAVVVGAGGNRDTGKRAPMGAVAAELADLVIVTDDNPRDEDPAAIRAEVLAGARAERGPAQIREVGDRAEAIAAAVAWAGGGDVVLIAGKGHETGQTAAGQTRPFDDRAELEAALRARGGRE, from the coding sequence ATGCCTGAACCGCTGCGCCCCGACCATGTCGCGGGCATCGCGCTGGCGGCGCTGGCCGGTCCTGCGATCACCCTGATCGGCGACCCCGCGACCCAGGTGCGCGGCGTCACCCTGCGCGCCCAGCAGGTGCGCCCCGGCGACGTGTTCGCCGCGCTGCCCGGCGCGGCCACCCACGGCGCGGCCTTCGCCGGCCAGGCCGCCGACCGCGGCGCGGCCGCCATCCTGACCGACCCCGCCGGCGCGGCGATGATCGACGGCGCCGAGGTGGCGCTGCTGGTCTGCGACGACCCCCGCGCGGCGCTGGGCCCGCTGGCCTCCACCGTCTACGGCGACCCCTCGCAGCGGCTGCAGCTGATCGGGGTGACCGGCACCTCCGGCAAAACCACCACCAGCCATCTGATCGAGGCCGGCTTGCGCGGCGCGGGCCGGGTGGCCGGACTGATCGGCACCGTCGGGGTCCGCATCGACGGCGTCGACGTGCCCTCGGCGCTGACCACCCCGGAAGCGCCGGCGCTGCAGGCGCTGCTGGCCGCCATGGTGGAAAAAGGTGTGCGGACCGCGGTGATGGAGGTGTCCAGTCACGCGCTCGCGCTGGGCCGGGTGGACGGCGCCACCTTCGCCGTCGGCGGATTCACCAACCTGTCCCGCGACCACTTGGACTTCCACCCGGACATGGCCGACTACTTCGAGGCCAAGGCCCGGCTGTTCGACCCGGCCTCGACGGTCTGCGCGGCGCGGCCGGTGGTCTGCGTCGATGACGAGGCCGGCGTCGCGATGGCCGCCCGGGCCGCCGACCCGGTCACCGTGTCGACCACCGGAGCGGCGGACTGGACCGCCGCCGAGGTGTCCGGCGCCGCGGCCGGCGGGCAGAGCTTTGTCGCCGTCGGGCCCGACGGCGCGCGGCATCGCGTCGAGATCGGGCTGCCGGGGTCCTACAACGTCGCCAACGCCCTGCTGGCGCTGGCGATTCTGGACGCGGTCGGGGTGAGCCCGGAAGCCGCCGCGGCGGGGCTGCGGACCGCGCTGGTGCCGGGCCGGCTGGAACCGGTCGACGTCGGGCAGGATTTCCTGGCGCTGGTCGACTACGCGCACAAGCCCGGTGCGCTGCGCGCGGTGCTGGAGACGCTGCGCGGGCGCCCCGGGGCGCGCCGAATCGCGGTGGTGGTGGGCGCCGGCGGCAACCGGGACACCGGAAAACGCGCCCCGATGGGCGCGGTGGCCGCCGAACTGGCCGATCTGGTGATCGTCACCGACGACAACCCGCGCGATGAGGACCCCGCGGCCATCCGCGCCGAGGTGCTCGCCGGCGCGCGCGCCGAACGCGGGCCGGCGCAGATCCGCGAGGTGGGCGACCGGGCCGAGGCCATCGCCGCCGCGGTGGCCTGGGCCGGCGGAGGCGACGTGGTGCTGATCGCCGGCAAGGGGCATGAGACCGGGCAGACCGCGGCCGGGCAGACCCGCCCGTTCGACGACCGGGCCGAACTGGAAGCCGCGCTGCGGGCGCGCGGGGGACGGGAGTAA
- the mraY gene encoding phospho-N-acetylmuramoyl-pentapeptide-transferase, protein MILILIAVGLALTVSILFTPVLIKAFTQQGLGHEVREDGPPSHQTKRGTPSMGGVAIVAGIWAGYLGSRLVSMALGGHGPSVTAVLVLGLATALGGVGFVDDLIKLRRSRNLGLNKTAKTVGQVSAAVIFGVLVLQFPNASGLTPGSQQLSYVRDIATVTLPPVVFVLFVVVLVSAWSNAVNFTDGLDGLAAGCMAMVTGAYVLITFWQFRNPCATAPEAGCYNVRDPLDLALIAAATAGACIGFLWWNAAPAKIFMGDTGSLALGGIIAGLSVTSRTEILAVVLGALFVAEIVSVVVQIVAFRSTGRRVFRMAPFHHHYELAGWAETTVIIRFWLLTAIACGLGVALFYSEWLSAVGG, encoded by the coding sequence ATGATACTGATCCTGATTGCTGTCGGCCTGGCGCTGACGGTGTCGATCCTGTTTACGCCGGTGCTGATCAAGGCGTTCACCCAGCAGGGGCTCGGCCACGAGGTCCGCGAGGACGGGCCGCCGAGCCACCAGACCAAACGCGGCACCCCGTCGATGGGTGGCGTGGCGATCGTCGCCGGCATCTGGGCCGGCTACCTGGGCAGCCGCCTGGTGTCGATGGCGCTCGGCGGCCACGGCCCGTCGGTCACCGCGGTGCTGGTCCTCGGTCTGGCCACCGCGCTCGGCGGCGTCGGGTTCGTCGACGATCTGATCAAACTGCGCCGGTCGCGCAACCTCGGCCTGAACAAGACCGCCAAGACCGTCGGGCAGGTCAGCGCCGCAGTCATCTTCGGCGTGCTGGTGCTGCAGTTCCCCAACGCCAGCGGGCTCACCCCGGGCAGCCAGCAACTGTCCTATGTGCGCGACATCGCCACCGTGACCTTGCCGCCGGTGGTGTTCGTGCTGTTCGTGGTGGTGCTGGTGTCCGCCTGGTCCAACGCGGTGAACTTCACCGACGGTCTGGACGGCCTGGCCGCCGGCTGCATGGCGATGGTCACCGGCGCCTACGTGCTGATCACCTTCTGGCAGTTCCGCAATCCGTGCGCCACGGCCCCGGAGGCCGGCTGCTACAACGTCCGCGACCCGCTGGATCTCGCGCTGATCGCCGCCGCCACCGCCGGCGCCTGCATCGGGTTCCTGTGGTGGAACGCCGCGCCGGCCAAGATCTTCATGGGCGACACCGGCTCGCTGGCCCTGGGCGGCATCATCGCCGGTCTGTCGGTGACCAGCCGCACCGAGATCCTGGCCGTGGTGCTCGGCGCGCTGTTCGTCGCCGAGATCGTCTCGGTCGTCGTGCAGATCGTGGCGTTCCGGTCCACCGGCAGGCGGGTGTTCCGGATGGCGCCCTTCCACCACCACTACGAGTTGGCCGGCTGGGCCGAGACGACGGTCATCATCCGGTTCTGGCTGCTGACCGCCATCGCCTGCGGACTGGGCGTCGCGCTGTTCTACAGCGAATGGCTCTCCGCGGTCGGCGGCTAG
- the murD gene encoding UDP-N-acetylmuramoyl-L-alanine--D-glutamate ligase, whose product MALRGRRLAVNIAQLGGRARVLVAGAGMTGRAVLTALEPLGVRAEVTDDSADTLAALAVAGVATRGVAEATAGIADYQLVVTSPGLSPATPLLAAAAAAGVPIWGDVELAWRLDAAGHYGPPRRWLVVTGTNGKTTTTSMLHAMLTAAGRTSRLCGNIGRPVIDVLADSCELLAVELSSFQLHWAPSVRPEAGAVLNVAEDHLDWHGSMADYAGAKAVALSGRVAVAGIDDPIAADLLAGADAPRKVGFTLGEPGAGELGVVDGQLTDHAFADPAAALAPVSAVTVAGPVGVLDALAAAALARAVDVPGESIAAALAGFEVGRHRAEVVAVRDGVTYVDDSKATNPHAAQASLRAYPRSVWIAGGLLKGASVDELVAAVADRLAGAVLIGADRGVVAKALSRHAPDVPVIQVVTGEDAGMRGTSDADVTHVAGESGAAVMTAAVAAARRLASPGDTVLLAPAGASFDQFAGYADRGDAFAAAVTASSR is encoded by the coding sequence ATGGCTCTCCGCGGTCGGCGGCTAGCGGTGAATATCGCGCAACTGGGCGGCCGTGCCCGGGTGCTGGTGGCCGGCGCCGGAATGACCGGCCGCGCAGTGCTCACCGCGCTGGAACCGCTCGGCGTCCGCGCCGAGGTCACCGACGACAGCGCCGACACCCTCGCCGCGCTGGCGGTCGCCGGGGTGGCCACCCGCGGCGTCGCCGAGGCGACCGCCGGGATCGCCGACTATCAGCTGGTCGTCACCAGCCCCGGGCTGTCGCCGGCCACCCCGCTGCTGGCGGCCGCGGCCGCCGCGGGCGTCCCGATCTGGGGCGATGTGGAACTGGCCTGGCGGCTGGACGCCGCGGGCCACTACGGGCCGCCGCGGCGCTGGCTGGTGGTCACCGGCACCAACGGCAAGACCACCACCACCTCGATGCTGCACGCCATGCTGACCGCGGCGGGCCGCACCAGCCGATTGTGCGGGAACATCGGACGTCCGGTCATCGACGTGCTCGCCGATTCCTGCGAGCTGCTGGCCGTCGAGCTGTCCAGCTTCCAACTGCACTGGGCGCCGTCGGTGCGCCCGGAGGCCGGCGCGGTGCTCAACGTCGCCGAAGACCACCTCGACTGGCACGGCTCGATGGCCGACTACGCCGGCGCCAAGGCCGTGGCGCTGAGCGGCCGGGTCGCGGTCGCCGGGATCGACGATCCGATCGCGGCGGACCTGCTGGCGGGCGCCGACGCGCCGCGCAAGGTCGGGTTCACCCTGGGTGAGCCGGGCGCCGGTGAGCTCGGGGTGGTCGACGGGCAGTTGACCGACCACGCGTTCGCCGACCCGGCCGCGGCGCTGGCCCCGGTGAGCGCGGTGACCGTCGCCGGTCCGGTCGGGGTGCTCGACGCGCTGGCCGCGGCCGCGCTGGCCCGCGCGGTCGACGTGCCCGGCGAGTCGATCGCCGCCGCGCTGGCCGGTTTCGAGGTGGGCCGGCACCGCGCCGAGGTCGTCGCGGTGCGCGACGGGGTGACCTACGTCGACGACTCCAAGGCCACCAATCCGCACGCCGCGCAGGCGTCGCTGCGGGCCTACCCGCGCTCGGTGTGGATCGCCGGCGGTCTGCTCAAGGGCGCCTCGGTCGACGAGTTGGTGGCCGCGGTGGCCGACCGGCTGGCCGGCGCGGTGCTCATCGGCGCTGATCGCGGGGTGGTTGCCAAGGCGTTATCGCGACACGCGCCCGATGTGCCCGTCATCCAAGTTGTGACGGGGGAGGATGCTGGGATGCGTGGGACTTCTGATGCAGATGTGACTCATGTGGCTGGTGAGTCGGGGGCTGCGGTGATGACGGCGGCGGTCGCGGCCGCCCGCCGGCTGGCCTCGCCCGGCGACACCGTGCTGCTGGCCCCGGCCGGCGCCTCCTTCGACCAATTCGCCGGGTACGCCGACCGTGGCGACGCCTTCGCCGCCGCCGTCACCGCCTCGTCCCGGTAG
- the ftsW gene encoding putative lipid II flippase FtsW produces MPAMLRRLRGKSAAAEDAAEEPDEARAESTETGKTPAAEAPARRLHLRNARFVAWLGKPLTSFHLVIAIAGLLITLGLIMVLSASGVKSYDIDGTPWLIFGKQVMWTVIGLFAFWIALRMPVGFIRRASLPFFCFTILLLILVLIPGIGTLSNGSRGWFVVGPMSMQPSELAKVAFAIWGAHLLATRRTKHASLRQMLIPLIPAAAIACTLIVAQPDLGQTVSMAIILIGLLWFAGLPLKVFVTSLGAMVSLAAVMALSAGYRSTRVRSWLDPSSDAQGAGYQARQSKFALANGGVFGEGLGQGTAKYNYLPNAHNDFIFAIVGEELGFIGALGLLLLFALFAYTGLRIARRSVDPFLRLLTATTTLWIIGQSFINVGYVLGLLPVTGLQLPLISAGGTSTATTLVMIGLMANAARHEPEAVAALRAGRDDRMNRFLRLPLPVPYDPKLLDSGKPKARPKPAPAAKPVKPAKAVAKAPARRPAKTPPPGARRRPAPERGETRSSTRRGVAERQGRPERSAERREPARRDPARREPARRDPSRREPARAQTRTGKAASARSAKVGSTGTGRAQRAGGARDYGDLPPAGLRQPRGRRTLEGQRYG; encoded by the coding sequence ATGCCCGCGATGCTGCGCCGGCTGCGAGGCAAATCCGCCGCGGCCGAGGACGCCGCCGAGGAACCCGACGAGGCCCGAGCCGAATCGACCGAGACGGGGAAAACCCCGGCCGCGGAGGCCCCGGCGCGGCGGCTGCACCTGCGCAACGCCCGGTTCGTGGCCTGGCTCGGCAAGCCGCTGACCTCATTCCACCTGGTCATCGCGATCGCCGGGCTGCTGATAACCCTCGGCCTGATCATGGTGCTCTCGGCGTCCGGGGTGAAGTCCTACGACATCGACGGCACCCCCTGGCTGATCTTCGGCAAGCAGGTGATGTGGACGGTCATCGGCCTGTTCGCGTTCTGGATCGCGCTGCGGATGCCGGTCGGCTTCATCCGCCGGGCCTCGCTGCCGTTCTTCTGCTTCACCATCCTGCTGCTGATCCTGGTGCTCATTCCGGGCATCGGCACGCTGTCCAACGGCTCCCGCGGCTGGTTCGTGGTGGGGCCGATGTCCATGCAGCCCTCGGAGCTGGCCAAGGTCGCCTTCGCCATCTGGGGCGCGCACCTGCTGGCCACCCGGCGCACCAAGCACGCCTCGCTGCGCCAGATGCTCATCCCGCTGATCCCCGCGGCCGCCATCGCCTGCACGCTGATCGTCGCGCAGCCCGACCTCGGGCAGACCGTGTCGATGGCCATCATCCTGATCGGCCTGCTCTGGTTCGCCGGGCTGCCGCTGAAGGTCTTCGTCACCTCGCTGGGCGCGATGGTGAGCCTGGCCGCGGTGATGGCGCTGTCCGCCGGCTACCGGTCCACCCGGGTGCGGTCCTGGCTGGATCCCAGCTCCGACGCCCAGGGCGCCGGCTACCAGGCCCGGCAGTCGAAGTTCGCGCTGGCCAACGGCGGGGTGTTCGGCGAGGGCCTGGGCCAGGGCACCGCGAAGTACAACTATCTGCCCAACGCGCACAACGACTTCATCTTCGCCATTGTCGGCGAGGAGCTGGGCTTCATCGGCGCCCTGGGCCTGCTGCTGCTGTTCGCGCTGTTCGCCTACACCGGCCTGCGCATCGCGCGCCGCTCGGTGGACCCGTTCCTGCGGCTGCTGACCGCCACCACCACACTGTGGATCATCGGCCAGTCCTTCATCAACGTCGGCTATGTGCTTGGCCTGCTGCCGGTCACCGGGCTGCAGCTGCCGCTGATCTCGGCCGGCGGCACGTCGACGGCCACCACGCTGGTGATGATCGGGCTGATGGCCAATGCCGCCCGCCACGAACCCGAGGCGGTGGCCGCGCTGCGGGCCGGCCGCGACGACCGGATGAACCGCTTCCTGCGGCTGCCGCTACCGGTGCCCTACGACCCGAAGCTGCTCGACTCGGGCAAGCCCAAGGCCCGGCCGAAGCCCGCGCCTGCGGCCAAGCCCGTCAAACCGGCCAAGGCGGTGGCCAAGGCCCCGGCCCGCCGGCCGGCCAAGACCCCGCCGCCGGGGGCGCGGCGGCGACCGGCGCCGGAACGCGGCGAAACCCGAAGTTCGACCCGGCGCGGCGTCGCCGAACGCCAGGGCCGGCCGGAGCGGTCGGCCGAGCGTCGGGAACCCGCCCGCCGGGATCCGGCGCGCCGAGAACCCGCCCGTCGCGACCCCAGTCGCCGGGAGCCCGCCCGCGCGCAGACCCGCACCGGCAAAGCGGCGTCGGCCAGATCCGCTAAGGTCGGCTCGACGGGAACCGGGCGCGCGCAGCGCGCCGGCGGCGCCCGCGACTACGGCGACCTGCCGCCTGCTGGACTCCGCCAGCCGCGTGGCAGACGCACTCTGGAAGGTCAGCGTTACGGGTGA
- a CDS encoding UDP-N-acetylmuramoyl-tripeptide--D-alanyl-D-alanine ligase: MIELSLAEIADIVGGRLADISADDAATTRVTGTVEFDSRAITPGGLFLAMPGARHDGHDHAAAAIAAGAVAVLAARPVGVPAVIAAPADSADRGAGVLEHDRDGAGAAVLAALAKLAAEVARRLTAAGLRIVGVTGSAGKTSTKDLLAAVLAPLGQVVAPPGSFNNELGHPWTVLRATEDTDFLILELSARHPGNIAALAAIAPPSIGVVLNVGTAHLGEFGSRQAIADTKSELAQAIPASGAVILNADDPAVAAMAAVTDARVVRVSRAPGTEAQLWAEDVRLDELARPRFRLCRAGESVEVALAVHGDHQVSNALCAAAVACECGANLAQAAAALAGAGPVSARRMDVRTRADGVTVINDAYNANPDSMAAGLKALAWMARGDGGPPRRSVAVLGEMAELGDDAITEHDRIGRLVVRLDVSLLVAVGAGRPMSALLNGAVMEGSWGAEAVAVADADAALELLRAELAPGDVVLVKASNSVGLGALGETLAGDATDPDAPKPAAVGEDSTR, translated from the coding sequence GTGATCGAGCTGAGCCTGGCCGAGATCGCGGACATCGTCGGTGGCCGCCTCGCGGACATCAGCGCCGACGACGCCGCCACCACCCGAGTCACCGGAACCGTCGAATTCGATTCCCGCGCGATCACCCCCGGCGGATTGTTCCTGGCCATGCCCGGCGCGCGCCACGATGGCCACGACCACGCCGCAGCCGCGATCGCGGCGGGCGCGGTCGCGGTGCTGGCCGCGCGCCCGGTCGGCGTTCCCGCCGTCATCGCCGCGCCGGCGGACTCCGCCGACCGGGGCGCCGGGGTGCTCGAACACGATCGCGACGGCGCCGGCGCAGCGGTGCTCGCCGCGCTGGCCAAACTCGCCGCCGAGGTCGCCCGCCGGCTGACCGCGGCCGGCCTGAGGATCGTCGGGGTGACCGGCTCGGCCGGCAAAACCTCCACCAAGGACCTGCTGGCCGCGGTGCTCGCCCCGCTCGGGCAGGTCGTCGCCCCGCCCGGGTCGTTCAACAACGAACTGGGCCACCCCTGGACGGTGCTGCGGGCCACCGAGGACACCGACTTCCTGATCCTGGAGCTTTCCGCCCGCCACCCCGGCAATATCGCGGCGCTGGCCGCCATCGCGCCGCCGTCGATTGGAGTGGTGCTCAATGTCGGCACCGCGCACCTCGGCGAATTCGGCTCCCGCCAGGCCATCGCCGACACCAAATCCGAACTGGCCCAGGCGATCCCGGCCTCCGGCGCGGTCATCCTCAACGCCGACGACCCGGCCGTGGCGGCGATGGCCGCGGTCACCGACGCCCGGGTGGTCCGGGTCTCCCGCGCGCCGGGGACCGAGGCGCAGCTGTGGGCCGAGGACGTCCGGCTCGACGAGCTGGCCCGGCCCCGGTTCCGGCTGTGCCGCGCCGGGGAGTCGGTCGAGGTGGCACTGGCCGTGCACGGCGACCACCAGGTGTCCAACGCGCTGTGCGCGGCCGCCGTGGCCTGCGAGTGCGGCGCGAACCTGGCCCAGGCGGCCGCCGCGCTGGCCGGCGCCGGCCCCGTCTCGGCGCGCCGGATGGATGTGCGCACCCGAGCCGACGGGGTGACCGTCATCAACGACGCCTACAACGCGAATCCCGATTCGATGGCCGCCGGGCTGAAGGCGCTGGCCTGGATGGCCCGCGGCGACGGCGGCCCGCCGCGGCGCAGCGTCGCGGTGCTCGGCGAAATGGCCGAACTCGGCGACGACGCCATCACCGAACACGACCGGATCGGCCGGCTTGTGGTGCGCCTGGACGTCTCCCTGCTGGTGGCCGTCGGCGCCGGGCGACCGATGAGCGCGCTGCTCAACGGCGCGGTGATGGAGGGCTCCTGGGGCGCCGAAGCCGTCGCCGTCGCCGACGCCGACGCCGCGCTGGAATTGCTGCGCGCCGAGCTCGCCCCGGGCGACGTGGTGCTGGTGAAGGCGTCGAACTCGGTCGGTCTGGGCGCGCTGGGGGAGACCCTGGCCGGTGACGCGACCGACCCGGATGCGCCGAAACCGGCCGCGGTGGGGGAGGATTCCACCCGATGA